GCGCGCGAATCGAATCTCAAGCAGGCAGAAAGCGCCAGCAACACGGCCCTTCAACTCGCTCCTGACCTGGCGGAAGCGCATTTATCTCGCGGAATCGCGTTCTCTCTGAGCAAGAACTACAGTGACGCAGAACGGGAGTTCGAGAGGGCAACGCGGCTCGATCCAAAATTGTTCGAGGCGCAGTATTTTTGGGGTAGAGCCTGCCTTGCGCAGGGTCGCGACGCCGAAGCGGTGAAGTTTTTTCAGGTCGCATCCTCGCTCCGTCCGGACGACTTTCAGGCGCTCTGTTTTCTCGGCCAGGCCCACAAGTCTCTTGGCCAGATCGCCGAGTGCGATGCGGCGAACCGCCGCGCGCTGATGCTCATACAGGATCGACTGGAACTGAATCCAGACGACGCGCGCGCCTGGAATCTCGGCGCGGGGTTACTCGTTGGGCTGAACCAGACAGAGAGGGCGATCGAATTCATGAAGACGTCCGTGGCGATAGATCCGGACGATCCGCAGCTTCTATACAACGTTGCCTGCGCCTACGCCGTATTGGGACGCACCGAGGAGGCGCTGGCGTCGCTTGAGCACGCAGTCGATAAAGGCTACGGGCACAAGGATTGGCTGGTGCACGACCCAGACTTCTACTCTCTTCGCGAGACGCCGCGATTCAAAGCGATCGTAGAAGGCATGTAGGAGCTGAAATGACCCGGGCGGGTCTCGAACCCGCGACCTACGGATTAAAAGTCCGTTGCTCTACCAGCTGAGCTACCGGGTCTGACGATGGTTCGCTCTAAACCTAGCGAGGCGCTGGCAAACCGCGCCACGCGATCGCGCCGCTCACCCGCCGGGGTGACTATCGCGGATCGAGCGAGCAGGCGAGCTCTGCAACTGTGCCCGGCTTCTTCTTTTTCCCGCCCTCGCTGATGAGCACAACGCTTCCGCTGGTCGCCCCAAATGCCACACCCTCACCCTGCGGTTCGTTCAGGGACTTCAGATCCATGCGCATCGCGGCGGGCGACCCGCCAGCGAAGTCGCGTGTTCTGTAAAAGGCGACGTCCCCGTTTGTCCGGAGCACGATCCATCGGCCATCCGCGCTCATGTCCGCGCCGGTGATTCGTTCATTCTTGCTCGCCTTCCCGTCGGAAAGTCTGCGGACCAGCTTCAGTGTCGCAGTGGTCCCACCGGCCGCGGGACGCGAAAGGCGATACACTGCGCTCCCTTCACCCTCGCCCTTGGTAACTATATGAATAGTGCCGTCGGGAGACACGAATAGAGCCTCGGCGTCGTGCGGACCGTCAGGGTACTTTGCTCGAATTGCCTCCACACGAGCAGAGCTTGTCGCGCTCGGAGCCGGCTCTGCAACACGATAAATGACGACGTCGGATCTCTTCGCGCCGTTGTCGCCGATGTCGCCGACATACAGGCATTGACCACTCGGACATGGTCCAAGATCGATGCTCTCCCAGTCGTCGACCCGCGCGCCGGTCAGGCGAACGCGCCCGCGGGCTTTGCCTCCGCGGTCAACCGCGTAGGCATAAGGCTCACCCGAGTCGTTATGCGTCCAGATGATCCCAGGATGACCGACGCTGACGGCGGCTCCGCTCGCCTCGGACAGCCCGTCGGGCAGTGTTACAAGCTTGCCGCGCAGCTGGCAGACTGCGAGGGCGTTTTCGTCGGACGCCTTCGCTGCAGCGGGTTGTTCGAGCAACGCGAGCGCAGCTTTCGCAGTTTCCCCCAGACTAATATCGCGCGCTCGAGAACTACGTGTCACAATACCCAAGGTTATCAGCAGTGCGGCGATGCCGACGCCAATAGTCCCTGCACGCAACTTTCTGCTACGCGCGCTGCCACCCGATTTACCCGGATTCGCCAGCGAGGCTGCCTTGCGCAGCACATCCCGGAGCCCGGGATCCTCTACGGTGTCCCTGCTGTCTTCGAGAGGCACCCAGCGTCTCTCTCTAACGTCTTCTTCCGGCCAAGAGGGAGCTTCGGAGGTCACACGCATCAGGAAAACTTCAACCCGGGCTTCCTCTCCGCCGTGCGTATACTGGTCGAACGGAACCTTGTCGATCTTACCCTTGATTCCGGCTTCCTCAAACGCTGCGCGACGCGCTGACTTCCGTGAGCCGACGTCTTCGTCAATTCGGCCTTTGGGGATTACCCAATTACCGCTTCCAGTGGCGGTCACGAGCAACACTTCCGGCGTCCCATTCCGAACCCGGCAGGCAACCACTCCGGAATGAGTGGGTTCGTCGGTTGAAGCATTGTCTTTTTTTGGCACGGGGAACCTTTTCTTCTGAGAATTGATGCCTGGTCGGCCAGGAAATCGACCGAGCCTGGCGCTCCTCCGGACACATCCTTTCAATTCGCGGGCCTT
This window of the Gemmatimonadaceae bacterium genome carries:
- a CDS encoding NUDIX hydrolase, producing the protein MPKKDNASTDEPTHSGVVACRVRNGTPEVLLVTATGSGNWVIPKGRIDEDVGSRKSARRAAFEEAGIKGKIDKVPFDQYTHGGEEARVEVFLMRVTSEAPSWPEEDVRERRWVPLEDSRDTVEDPGLRDVLRKAASLANPGKSGGSARSRKLRAGTIGVGIAALLITLGIVTRSSRARDISLGETAKAALALLEQPAAAKASDENALAVCQLRGKLVTLPDGLSEASGAAVSVGHPGIIWTHNDSGEPYAYAVDRGGKARGRVRLTGARVDDWESIDLGPCPSGQCLYVGDIGDNGAKRSDVVIYRVAEPAPSATSSARVEAIRAKYPDGPHDAEALFVSPDGTIHIVTKGEGEGSAVYRLSRPAAGGTTATLKLVRRLSDGKASKNERITGADMSADGRWIVLRTNGDVAFYRTRDFAGGSPAAMRMDLKSLNEPQGEGVAFGATSGSVVLISEGGKKKKPGTVAELACSLDPR